AGCCGTGACCACCCCACGATTTACGCCTGAGGAGCTCCACAACCTTACTGCTCAATGGGCCAAATTGTTTCCAAGCGAGCATTCGGCGGCGACGGGCAGGGTCTTGATGTCGACGTCCGCACCTTCGAGCAAATCGCCGCCGGCGCCGCGCAAGGGCCGACCCAAGGGGCACTCCAACCGCGAGCCCACAAACTCACCCACGAGCAACCCTGTCCCCGCTGCGGTCGGTTCTGTCCACAGGGCCGTTCCGTTATTCACGCTGGGGGACGCCGATAAGCTTCTGGGCGTCCTCGGGGTGCATCTGAAGCCACTCAAGAGCCCAGGGTCAACGCATCTATTCTCGGCGTGCCCTGGTGTGACACAATCCGTTCTTGAGGAACAGAGCCCCGTCCAGGAGAATGAGGGCATCCGCGCTCGGCATTTGGGAGGGCCATGATGCGCCCCACGTATTCGTTTTCCGAGGTCGTGGTCGAAGCGATTGCGCGTGATCGGTACGAGCACCCGGACCGCGTTCAGGGCGCATGGCGGTCCTCTGGCTCAAGAGCAAGGGCGAGACCCACGGGCGCATCGCCGCACTCGCCAACGTGTCGCGGTCCACGGTCCAGCGAACCCTGCGGATCTACGCGGCCGAGGGCCTCGATGGCATCCGGTCGTTCGGGTGGAAGGGCCAACCCCGTGCCCTGACGCCGCACGCCGCGACGATCGAAGACGCATTTCGTCAGCACCCGCCGCACACGGCTCATGAGGCCGCGCGGCGGATCGAGGAGCTGACGGGTGTTGTTCGACGAAACGTGTCGCGGGTGCGCAAATTCCTCAAGGACGACCTGGGGATGAAATGCTTGAAGGTGGCACCGCTCCCGGTCCCGCCTAAGTGACTGTCCCATATGCCTCGAAATCGCCGTATTTTCGAGTTGTCACCCACGATTTCTCAGGCTTTTTCGCACATATGGGACAGTCACTAAGAAGACGGTCGAGGAACACGCCCCGCGCAGGCGGACTTTTTAAAAGGCGGACCTGGAACCGAAGTTGGCGGAGGCGCGGGCGGTAAGTGACTGTCCCATAAGGGGTTGTCACGCGGCTTTGTGATATTGGAATTCGGGGTCGGCATATTTGGGTTCGAGTCGGTTGAGCATGAGGTGGATCATGGCCAGTTTGATGAACGCCTCCGCTGACATCACGCTTTCCTCCCGGTCCTTGGTGAGCCGCCGGCACGTGCCCAGCCACGCGAACGTGCGCTCCACGGTCCACCGGATCGGCAGCTTCACCCACCCCTTCGACCCCTCCGGGCGGCACGATGACCAGATCCCACCGGGCGTTGTCCTCGACCCACGCGTAGAGGGCGAAGTTGTGGTACTTGCTGTCCGCGTACATCCGCACCACCTTGCCGACCGGCTGTCCCTCCAAGCGGGGAACAGTTCCTGCGCGGCTTGGGCATCGTCCACGCTCGCGGCGGTCACCAGCACGGCCAGCAGCAACCCCAAGGAATCCACGACGATGTGGCGCTTCCGCCCGTCGACGTTCTTGGCGTTGTCGGCCCCGCTGCTCGCCGCCGGAGGTCGTGTCCACCGACTGGCTATCGACGCTCTCGCCGTGGTGCGCGGCGCGGCTTCTCCTGGGTGCGGACCTTCTTGCGGAGCAGGTCGTGTATGGTGTCGAGGGTACCGTTGTGACGCCACTCGTCGAAGTACCGCCAGACCGTGGACTTGGGCGGGAAGTCCTTGGGCAAGTAGCGCCACTGGCACCCGGTGCAAGATGTAGAACACGGCATCGACGACATCCCGCAGGTCGGTCGTGCGGGGCCGACCGCCCGGATAGACCGGGATGTGAGGCTCGATTAACCTCCACTGCTCGTCGCTTACATCGCTCGGGTAGGATTGGGTTCTCATGAACCATTTTACCCACCCCAACTGCCCCTTATGGGACAGTCACTCAGTGACTGTCCCATATGTGCGAAAAAGCCTGAGAAATCGTGGGTGACAACTCGAAAATACGGCGATTTCGAGGCATATGGGACAGTCACTAAGCGGGCGGTGTACTTCGTGGATGCGTCGCACTTCGTATTGGCGTCGTTCCTGGGTTGGGTGTGGTGCTTCGTGCGGTTGCACGTGCGCGGCCAGTGGTCGGCAGCGGTACAACGTGCGGGGCGCGCTGAACGCGGTCACGCACGAACGGGTGACGGAGATCAACACCACGTACATTACCGCCCGTCGGTGCGCGTTGCTTCACACGATCGCGCGGGCGGGCTCGGTGCCCGTCACGTTGGTGCTGGACAACGCCCGGTATCAGCGGTGCGTGTTGGTGCAGGACGCGGCCAAGCAGCTGGGGATCGAGCTGCTGTTCCTGCCGTCGTACTCGCCGAACCTGAACTTGATCGAGCGCTGTGGAAGTTCGTGAAGAAGGACGTGCTCAACAGTCGGCACCATCAGGACTTCGAGAGGTTCCAGAGTGCCATCGACGGGTGCCTCGCGGATCTGCCGACCAAACATCGAGAGAAGCTCGCGACCCTGTTAGCCCACAACTTCCAGACCTGGAACAATGTG
The Gemmata palustris DNA segment above includes these coding regions:
- a CDS encoding transposase, producing the protein MRRTSYWRRSWVGCGASCGCTCAASGRQRYNVRGALNAVTHERVTEINTTYITARRCALLHTIARAGSVPVTLVLDNARYQRCVLVQDAAKQLGIELLFLPSYSPNLNLIERCGSS
- a CDS encoding transposase, which encodes MKLPIRWTVERTFAWLGTCRRLTKDREESVMSAEAFIKLAMIHLMLNRLEPKYADPEFQYHKAA
- a CDS encoding helix-turn-helix domain-containing protein translates to MAVLWLKSKGETHGRIAALANVSRSTVQRTLRIYAAEGLDGIRSFGWKGQPRALTPHAATIEDAFRQHPPHTAHEAARRIEELTGVVRRNVSRVRKFLKDDLGMKCLKVAPLPVPPK